From one Timaviella obliquedivisa GSE-PSE-MK23-08B genomic stretch:
- a CDS encoding 4a-hydroxytetrahydrobiopterin dehydratase has protein sequence MPAPTLLSPQDLEKALGELPNWNIQNQKLHRQFQFPSFVEAFGFMSSVALVAESMGHHPEWFNVYNKVTVDLTTHDAKGISHLDIDLAKRMDLLAP, from the coding sequence ATGCCCGCTCCTACACTTTTGTCGCCTCAGGATTTAGAAAAAGCTTTGGGTGAATTACCCAATTGGAACATTCAAAATCAAAAGCTCCATCGTCAGTTTCAATTTCCATCCTTTGTAGAAGCTTTTGGTTTTATGTCTAGCGTTGCTTTGGTTGCCGAGTCTATGGGACATCATCCGGAGTGGTTTAATGTGTACAACAAGGTCACGGTAGACCTAACGACCCACGATGCAAAAGGTATTAGCCATTTGGATATTGACCTCGCAAAGCGAATGGATCTGTTGGCACCGTAG
- a CDS encoding DUF29 domain-containing protein — MSSNLYETDFYAWTLEQAKLLQVGDFKGLDIVNLVEELESLGKQQRQELRNRLGVLIGHLLKWDSQSEKRSKSWRATIREQRREVLRLLQENPSLNPYLAEAIASAHESGLDLVVKETPLDYGDLPENCPYTLEQLFDPDFPANLNPT; from the coding sequence ATGTCATCCAATCTCTATGAAACAGATTTTTATGCTTGGACTTTGGAACAAGCTAAGTTACTGCAAGTGGGTGATTTTAAGGGATTAGACATTGTGAATTTGGTGGAGGAGCTTGAATCTTTGGGCAAACAACAGCGGCAGGAATTACGAAATCGACTTGGTGTCTTGATAGGACATCTTCTAAAGTGGGACTCTCAGTCAGAAAAGCGAAGCAAAAGCTGGCGGGCAACTATTCGAGAGCAACGACGAGAAGTTTTGCGACTTTTGCAGGAAAATCCTAGCCTTAATCCCTATTTGGCAGAGGCGATCGCCTCTGCTCACGAATCTGGTTTGGATTTAGTGGTCAAGGAAACCCCTTTAGATTATGGGGATCTGCCTGAAAATTGCCCTTATACATTAGAGCAGCTGTTTGATCCTGACTTTCCTGCTAATTTAAACCCGACCTGA
- a CDS encoding GTP-binding protein, whose translation MVNMATVDSVPVTLLTGYLGAGKTTLLNRILTYEHGKKVAVIVNEFGDVGIDHQLIINADEEIFEMNNGCICCTVRGDLIRIIGNLMKRRDKFDHLVIETTGLADPAPVIQTFFMDEDVQAQTNLDSVVTVVDAKHIWQHWEAEEAQEQIAFADVVLLNKTDLVTPEELDELERRIRSMNALAKIYRTRNAELAMDALLGIGAFDLNRALEIDPEFLNETAHEHDETVGSVAIVEPGELDGNRLNEWLGHLLQTQGPDIFRMKGILTIAGEDQRFVFQGVHMLFDGRADRPWKPNETRKNELVFIGRNLDEAQLREDFRACLV comes from the coding sequence ATGGTCAACATGGCAACAGTCGATTCAGTTCCTGTGACTCTGCTCACAGGCTACTTGGGTGCAGGCAAGACTACGCTGCTAAATCGCATCCTCACCTACGAACATGGCAAAAAGGTCGCGGTGATCGTCAACGAGTTTGGCGACGTGGGCATTGATCACCAGCTAATTATCAACGCAGACGAAGAAATCTTTGAGATGAATAACGGCTGTATCTGTTGCACAGTGCGAGGTGATCTGATTCGGATCATCGGCAACTTGATGAAGCGCCGCGACAAATTTGATCATCTGGTGATTGAAACGACGGGACTGGCTGACCCGGCTCCGGTGATCCAAACTTTCTTCATGGATGAGGATGTGCAGGCGCAAACTAATCTTGATTCAGTCGTAACGGTCGTGGATGCCAAGCACATTTGGCAACACTGGGAAGCAGAAGAGGCGCAGGAGCAAATTGCCTTTGCCGATGTCGTGCTGCTTAACAAGACCGATCTGGTTACGCCAGAGGAGTTAGATGAACTGGAGCGACGGATTCGGAGCATGAATGCACTTGCTAAAATCTACCGCACCCGCAACGCCGAACTGGCAATGGATGCGCTCCTGGGCATCGGTGCTTTTGACTTGAATCGGGCATTGGAAATTGATCCGGAGTTTCTGAATGAAACCGCTCATGAGCATGATGAAACGGTAGGTTCTGTGGCGATCGTAGAACCGGGTGAATTGGATGGCAATAGGCTCAACGAATGGCTGGGTCACTTGCTGCAAACTCAGGGACCGGATATTTTTCGGATGAAAGGAATTCTGACGATCGCCGGAGAAGATCAGCGCTTTGTGTTTCAGGGTGTTCATATGCTGTTTGATGGCAGAGCCGATCGCCCCTGGAAGCCAAACGAAACGCGCAAGAACGAACTGGTTTTCATTGGTCGCAACCTAGATGAGGCTCAACTGAGAGAGGATTTCCGGGCATGTCTAGTTTAA
- a CDS encoding XisI protein, whose protein sequence is MASLETLQIYRTTIKQLLKQYAAYKPSYGDIEIQTVFDTEHDHYQVVAIGWDKKERIYGCSIHLDIKNEKIWIQINNTELDIGQDLVETGIPKEDIVIGFQPPYLRQYSGYAAV, encoded by the coding sequence ATGGCAAGTCTAGAAACACTCCAAATTTATCGAACCACAATTAAGCAACTGCTTAAGCAATATGCTGCTTACAAACCATCCTATGGTGATATTGAGATTCAAACCGTTTTTGACACCGAACACGATCATTACCAGGTAGTTGCGATCGGCTGGGACAAAAAAGAAAGAATCTACGGCTGTTCAATTCATCTAGACATTAAAAATGAGAAAATTTGGATTCAGATTAACAACACTGAATTAGATATTGGTCAAGATCTGGTTGAAACAGGTATCCCCAAAGAAGATATTGTCATTGGGTTTCAACCGCCTTATTTACGCCAATACTCAGGCTATGCAGCAGTCTAA
- the topA gene encoding type I DNA topoisomerase, which produces MSTLVIVESPTKAKTIRNYLPQGYQVEASMGHIRDLPQSAGDIPASVKAQEWAKIGVNVEADFEPLYIIPQDKKKVVKMLKEALAGADELVLATDEDREGESISWHLLQVLKPKVPIKRMVFHEITEEAIQLAIANCRTVDEHVVRAQETRRILDRLVGYTLSPLLWKKIAWGLSAGRVQSVAVRLLVNKEQQRRAFRRGSYWDLKASLSKDKVPFEAKLISLGGTRIANGGDFDEATGQVMAGREVLLLGEEEALALQARLQAQPWTVANLEERSSTRKPSAPFTTSTLQQESNRKLRLSARDTMRTAQSLYEQGYITYMRTDSVNLSQQAIAAARECVENMYGASYLSPQPRQYSSKSKGAQEAHEAIRPAGNTFRTPQETGLSGRELKLYELIWKRTVATQMAEARQTHVTIQIQADDAGFRATGKRIDFAGFFRAYVEGSDDPDAAIEDQEVVLPTLRVGDVPNCEALEAIAHETQPPARYTEASLVKTLESEGIGRPSTYASIIGTIIDRGYAQMTNNSLVPTFTAFAVTALLEKHFPELVDPRFTARMEQTLDEISTGEAQWLPYLKKFYSGEQGLDTQVKQQESLIDPTEARTIELEGLDAKIRIGRYGAYIEASNGEEIVKASIPQDLTPADLDPEQVQLLLRQKTEGPDKVGFHPETGEPIYQMIGPYGPYVQLGDKTEENPKPKMASLPKGMTFQNVTLDIAVGLLALPRNLGVHPETGAKIQANLGRFGPYVVHDQGKAGKDYRSLKKEDDVLLISLGRAIELLAEPKAGRGRSKAAATPLRELGTHPEDGEPVNIYDGPYGAYIKHGKVNASIPEGQTVEAIPIDIAVKALAEKAGTKKKTRGSAKAGSSDKADSTKKTAAKTTPKKTSTKTATKSAAKSKTTKTTKTTPSKS; this is translated from the coding sequence ATGTCAACTCTTGTCATTGTTGAATCTCCAACCAAAGCCAAAACTATTCGTAATTATCTCCCTCAGGGATACCAAGTTGAGGCATCAATGGGGCATATCCGTGACTTGCCACAGTCGGCAGGGGATATTCCAGCCTCGGTTAAGGCTCAAGAATGGGCGAAGATTGGGGTCAATGTAGAGGCAGATTTTGAGCCGCTTTATATTATCCCACAAGATAAAAAAAAGGTCGTCAAGATGCTGAAAGAGGCCCTGGCGGGTGCCGATGAACTTGTGTTAGCGACTGACGAAGACCGAGAAGGAGAGAGTATTAGCTGGCACTTGCTACAGGTTTTAAAGCCGAAGGTGCCGATTAAGCGCATGGTGTTCCACGAAATTACTGAAGAAGCGATTCAATTGGCGATCGCGAATTGCCGCACTGTCGATGAGCATGTGGTGCGGGCGCAAGAAACCCGACGCATTTTAGACCGATTGGTAGGGTATACCCTATCGCCTCTGCTCTGGAAGAAAATTGCCTGGGGGTTATCTGCTGGACGAGTTCAATCGGTTGCGGTGCGCCTTCTCGTTAACAAGGAGCAACAACGTCGAGCTTTCCGTCGCGGCAGCTATTGGGACTTGAAAGCTAGTTTGAGCAAAGACAAGGTGCCTTTTGAAGCCAAGTTGATTAGCCTGGGGGGTACGCGCATTGCTAATGGCGGTGACTTTGATGAGGCGACGGGGCAGGTGATGGCAGGACGCGAGGTGCTGCTGCTGGGTGAAGAGGAGGCACTGGCACTTCAGGCGCGCTTGCAAGCTCAGCCTTGGACAGTGGCTAACCTTGAAGAGCGGTCTTCTACTCGCAAGCCTTCGGCTCCGTTTACAACTTCTACCCTTCAGCAAGAATCTAACCGGAAGCTGAGACTTTCGGCTCGAGACACGATGCGGACGGCGCAAAGCCTTTACGAGCAAGGCTACATTACCTACATGAGAACGGATTCGGTGAATTTGTCGCAACAGGCGATCGCGGCTGCCCGTGAATGCGTTGAAAATATGTACGGTGCTAGCTACCTCAGCCCTCAACCTCGCCAGTATTCTAGTAAGAGCAAGGGCGCTCAGGAAGCTCACGAAGCCATTCGTCCTGCGGGTAATACCTTTCGTACGCCCCAGGAGACAGGTTTGAGCGGTCGGGAACTGAAGCTGTACGAGTTGATCTGGAAGCGGACGGTGGCGACTCAGATGGCTGAGGCACGGCAGACCCATGTGACGATTCAAATTCAGGCGGATGATGCAGGTTTTCGGGCAACCGGGAAACGGATTGATTTTGCGGGGTTCTTTCGGGCGTATGTGGAAGGGTCGGATGACCCGGATGCAGCGATCGAGGATCAGGAAGTTGTGCTGCCCACGCTACGAGTTGGGGATGTGCCGAACTGTGAGGCTTTAGAAGCGATCGCCCACGAAACGCAGCCGCCTGCCCGCTACACCGAAGCCTCTTTAGTCAAAACCCTGGAAAGTGAAGGCATCGGTCGCCCCAGTACCTACGCCAGCATTATCGGCACTATTATTGACCGAGGCTATGCCCAGATGACTAATAACAGCCTGGTGCCGACTTTTACCGCGTTTGCAGTTACGGCTCTTTTGGAAAAACATTTTCCAGAATTGGTTGATCCCCGCTTTACTGCCCGCATGGAGCAAACCCTAGATGAGATTTCTACGGGCGAAGCGCAATGGCTGCCCTACCTAAAAAAATTCTATTCCGGTGAACAGGGGTTAGATACTCAGGTCAAGCAACAAGAGAGCTTAATTGATCCTACAGAAGCCCGCACAATTGAGTTAGAGGGACTGGATGCCAAAATTCGGATTGGGCGCTATGGCGCTTACATTGAGGCTAGTAACGGCGAAGAAATTGTCAAGGCCTCAATTCCCCAAGATCTAACCCCGGCTGATCTTGATCCAGAGCAGGTTCAACTCTTACTTCGTCAAAAGACTGAAGGCCCTGATAAGGTTGGATTTCATCCTGAAACAGGCGAACCGATCTACCAAATGATTGGTCCTTATGGCCCTTACGTTCAACTGGGCGATAAAACTGAAGAGAACCCCAAACCTAAAATGGCATCTTTGCCCAAAGGAATGACGTTTCAGAACGTTACTTTAGATATTGCCGTAGGTTTGCTGGCGTTGCCTCGTAACTTGGGTGTACACCCCGAAACCGGAGCGAAAATTCAGGCAAATTTAGGGCGTTTTGGTCCTTATGTGGTTCATGACCAAGGTAAGGCAGGCAAAGATTATCGCTCGCTTAAAAAGGAAGATGACGTTTTGTTAATCAGCTTAGGTCGGGCGATCGAGCTATTGGCAGAACCTAAGGCAGGTCGTGGACGTAGTAAAGCCGCTGCTACGCCCCTGAGAGAGCTAGGAACCCATCCTGAAGATGGCGAACCTGTCAATATCTATGATGGACCTTACGGGGCTTACATCAAGCATGGCAAGGTGAATGCCTCTATTCCTGAAGGACAAACGGTTGAAGCTATTCCTATAGATATTGCAGTGAAAGCGTTAGCGGAAAAGGCTGGGACAAAGAAAAAGACTCGGGGTTCAGCGAAGGCTGGCTCTAGTGACAAAGCAGATAGCACGAAAAAGACTGCAGCAAAGACCACCCCAAAGAAAACCTCGACTAAGACTGCGACTAAAAGTGCGGCAAAGTCGAAGACCACTAAAACTACTAAAACAACCCCGTCAAAGTCGTGA
- a CDS encoding phycobilisome rod-core linker polypeptide produces MAIPLLEYSPSSQNQRVAGYEVGSDEQPRIYSTENLLDDSDIGDLIEAAYRQIFFHAFAVDRERFLESQLRSGQITVRDFVRGLVLSDTYRRSFYDLNSNYRFVEQTVQRVLGRDVYNNQEKLAWSITVATKGIVGFIDQLLDSPEYIEAFGYDILPYQRRRVLPGRTEGERPFNIKSPRYDEYTRRKLGFPQVIWQSTVRSYVPQDQKAKTGSPSLFLDMARSLNARGNTPQKLSTANIDIYGSVPRR; encoded by the coding sequence GTGGCAATTCCTCTTTTAGAATATTCTCCTTCTTCTCAAAACCAGCGTGTAGCTGGCTATGAGGTCGGGAGCGATGAGCAGCCCAGAATTTATTCGACTGAAAACTTGCTCGACGACAGTGACATTGGGGACTTGATTGAAGCGGCATACCGCCAAATCTTCTTCCATGCCTTTGCAGTCGATCGCGAGCGTTTCTTGGAGTCCCAACTCCGGAGCGGTCAGATTACCGTTCGAGACTTTGTTCGCGGTTTGGTGTTGTCTGACACCTACAGACGTAGCTTCTACGATCTCAACAGCAACTATCGCTTTGTTGAGCAAACCGTACAACGGGTGCTCGGTCGCGATGTGTATAACAACCAAGAGAAACTCGCTTGGTCAATTACCGTTGCTACTAAGGGCATTGTTGGGTTTATCGATCAACTTCTCGATAGCCCAGAGTACATTGAGGCTTTTGGGTATGACATTTTGCCCTATCAGCGTCGTCGGGTACTGCCCGGTCGAACTGAAGGCGAAAGACCCTTCAACATCAAGTCTCCTCGTTACGATGAGTACACTCGCCGCAAGCTTGGGTTCCCTCAAGTTATTTGGCAGTCTACTGTTCGCAGCTATGTTCCTCAAGACCAGAAAGCCAAAACGGGCAGCCCATCGCTGTTCCTTGATATGGCGCGGAGCCTTAATGCACGCGGAAATACCCCTCAAAAGCTATCAACCGCCAACATTGATATCTATGGATCGGTTCCTCGTCGTTAA
- a CDS encoding helix-turn-helix transcriptional regulator has translation MPARLQIKSEDCSPLGRLILQYLEEQSISMNHLAELSGIPQPRLRGACFKGTCPTPETLRKLSRGMGIHHLELYTLAYEGRIENLPEDAQDTSLDLLMRELFETARELGLNAPQVRPSKTKIRKALIDLGFQPEHQATRLLENEDSA, from the coding sequence ATGCCAGCAAGGTTGCAAATTAAATCTGAAGATTGCTCGCCCTTAGGACGATTGATTTTGCAATACCTTGAAGAACAATCCATCAGCATGAATCATTTGGCAGAATTATCAGGCATTCCCCAGCCTCGTCTGCGGGGAGCTTGTTTTAAGGGCACTTGCCCCACCCCCGAAACCCTAAGAAAACTGTCGCGGGGCATGGGCATACATCATCTAGAGCTTTACACGCTGGCATATGAAGGCAGAATTGAAAACTTGCCCGAAGATGCTCAAGATACTTCTTTAGATTTACTCATGCGGGAACTGTTTGAAACAGCAAGAGAACTAGGACTTAATGCCCCTCAAGTACGTCCTTCTAAAACCAAAATTCGTAAAGCTTTGATCGACCTAGGATTTCAACCAGAGCATCAAGCGACGCGCCTTTTAGAAAATGAAGACTCTGCCTAA
- a CDS encoding HEAT repeat domain-containing protein: MSHCSKRSLLTGAFCLSLVLPSPVYATQISAPPAPRNWTGMIMTALVVTSTVGGIAYNWGYGQGRTKSSSGALNEDLNLELSPSQSSVPLVPVLSDSIELELQKQSDLSQVGSMSVETSVETTVSDTTRLAKMDVVLELIEDLQNPDPSKRRKAIWELGQQADSRAVQPLVDLMRDSDSGQRSLILAAVSEVSMKTLQPMNRALMLSLQDNSSDVRKNGIRDITRLYELVGQVSQLLHHATSDPDPEVQETAIWALAQLNHIRPLSRVDDLHQLPNGTLKELGVGKKAEK; the protein is encoded by the coding sequence ATGTCTCATTGCTCCAAGCGATCGCTTCTGACTGGTGCATTCTGTCTCAGCCTAGTCTTGCCATCTCCTGTCTATGCTACTCAAATCTCGGCTCCTCCTGCTCCCAGGAACTGGACAGGGATGATTATGACGGCATTGGTGGTTACCAGCACCGTTGGGGGAATTGCTTACAACTGGGGTTACGGTCAAGGGCGTACTAAATCTTCAAGTGGGGCTTTAAACGAAGATTTGAATTTAGAGTTGTCGCCCTCGCAGTCTTCTGTGCCGCTTGTACCTGTTCTTTCCGACAGCATCGAACTTGAGCTACAGAAGCAATCTGACCTTTCTCAGGTTGGCTCCATGTCTGTAGAAACGTCTGTAGAAACGACCGTTTCAGATACAACTCGTCTGGCAAAGATGGATGTGGTATTGGAGCTAATTGAGGATTTGCAAAACCCAGATCCGAGCAAACGTCGAAAAGCAATTTGGGAATTGGGGCAGCAAGCGGACTCACGGGCAGTGCAGCCTCTGGTGGATTTGATGAGAGACTCGGATTCTGGTCAGCGCAGCTTGATTTTGGCAGCGGTGTCAGAAGTTAGCATGAAGACTTTGCAGCCCATGAATCGGGCACTGATGTTGTCGCTGCAAGATAACAGCTCGGATGTACGGAAGAACGGAATTCGGGACATTACCCGGCTCTATGAGTTAGTGGGGCAGGTTAGCCAGCTTTTGCACCATGCGACCAGTGATCCAGACCCAGAAGTGCAAGAAACTGCAATCTGGGCGTTGGCGCAACTGAATCATATTCGTCCGCTTTCAAGGGTCGATGATTTACATCAGTTACCCAATGGAACTCTTAAAGAATTAGGAGTGGGGAAAAAGGCTGAGAAATAG
- a CDS encoding DUF29 domain-containing protein: MSQIKNLTSLYEQDILLWSEDTVAKLKAREFDHLDIANLIEEVEALGISQKKELISRLIVLLEHLLKRLYVNSPNDYNGWERTIRAQRGELEVLLGIVLSLSTRWKTSFDKAWSIALKSVRKEYPQIPFPDIWSYDRSPEKMLDRDFWLELFSEE; encoded by the coding sequence GTGTCTCAAATCAAGAATTTAACCTCCCTCTACGAACAGGATATTTTGTTGTGGTCAGAAGATACAGTTGCCAAGCTCAAGGCGCGGGAGTTTGACCATCTAGATATTGCGAATTTGATCGAAGAGGTAGAGGCGCTGGGGATTTCTCAAAAGAAGGAATTGATTAGTCGTTTGATTGTTTTATTGGAGCATTTATTAAAACGGTTATATGTCAACTCACCCAATGACTACAACGGTTGGGAGCGAACGATTCGGGCTCAGCGGGGAGAGCTAGAAGTTTTGTTGGGCATAGTTCTCAGCCTCAGTACCCGCTGGAAAACCAGTTTTGATAAGGCTTGGTCAATTGCGCTAAAAAGTGTGCGTAAGGAATACCCTCAAATCCCCTTTCCTGATATATGGAGCTACGATCGCTCACCCGAAAAGATGCTCGATCGAGATTTTTGGCTTGAACTATTTTCTGAGGAGTAA
- a CDS encoding gamma-glutamyl-gamma-aminobutyrate hydrolase family protein (Members of this family of hydrolases with an active site Cys residue belong to MEROPS family C26.): MRKILLVVHQVTSEPGLIGQVLQDLQYDLEICCPAAAQSLPTTMDEYDGAIVFGGPMSANDDTTLPFIRDELNWIPSVLDSGTPYLGVCLGAQLLARVLGGQVSLHPEGVKEIGYSKIQPVSEYTDLSGLTHVYHWHEEGFEIPREAILLAEGQVFPNQAFRYDNAYGIQFHPEITHNMIRRWVAAAPNYHVQPGAPSVEAQLHQHLQHATTVENWLRGFLRQWLRSAKVSLDVA, translated from the coding sequence GTGAGAAAAATTCTTCTAGTTGTTCATCAAGTTACTTCTGAACCGGGCTTAATTGGTCAAGTTCTTCAAGATCTACAGTACGACTTAGAAATCTGCTGTCCAGCCGCCGCTCAGTCTCTTCCCACTACAATGGATGAGTATGATGGGGCGATCGTTTTTGGAGGGCCCATGAGCGCCAATGACGATACTACTCTCCCTTTTATTCGAGATGAATTAAACTGGATACCCTCAGTTTTAGACTCTGGAACGCCTTATCTAGGAGTTTGTTTAGGTGCTCAGCTTTTGGCTCGGGTTTTAGGTGGACAGGTTTCGCTCCATCCTGAGGGGGTCAAAGAGATTGGTTATTCTAAAATTCAGCCTGTGTCAGAATACACTGATTTATCGGGGTTGACCCACGTCTATCACTGGCATGAAGAAGGGTTTGAGATTCCGCGAGAGGCTATTTTACTGGCAGAAGGGCAAGTGTTTCCGAACCAGGCTTTCCGATATGACAATGCTTATGGCATTCAGTTTCATCCAGAGATTACTCATAACATGATTCGTCGCTGGGTCGCTGCTGCGCCAAATTATCATGTTCAGCCAGGTGCCCCCAGCGTTGAAGCACAGCTTCACCAGCATTTGCAGCACGCGACTACGGTTGAGAACTGGCTCCGGGGCTTTCTTAGGCAATGGCTTCGCTCTGCAAAGGTGTCGTTAGATGTGGCTTAG
- a CDS encoding NAD(P)H-quinone oxidoreductase subunit N: MDFANLAAQLNVGTILPEGIVIITIMVVLIGDLIVGRSSSRWTPYVAIAGLLGAIGALYFQWHSAIPESFLGSFMGDDLSVIFRGIIALGAAITVLMSVRYVEQAGTALAEFLAILLTATLGGMFLSGADELVMIFVSLETLSISSYLLTGYMKRDPRSNEAALKYLLIGAASSAIFLYGISLLYGLSGGETRLSIITTNLLITSGEPSIGVVIALVFVIAGIAFKIAAVPFHQWTPDVYEGSPTPVVAFLSVGSKAAGFALAIRLLVNGFPMVSDEWHFVMTALAVLSMVLGNVVALAQGSMKRMLAYSSIAQAGFLMIGLIVDTDAGYASMMFYLMVYLFMNLGGFACVILFTLRTGTDEITAYSGLYQKDPLLTLCLSLCLLSLGGIPPLAGFFGKIYLFWAGWQAGAYWLVLIGLLTSVISIYYYIRVVKMMVVKEPEEMSEAVQNYPEIRWDLPGMRPLQVGLIICLIGTSLAGILSNPLFELSNNSVTSTEFLQSTVVKIERPLASMSHSSLPRTPSL, encoded by the coding sequence ATGGATTTTGCAAACCTTGCTGCTCAATTGAATGTAGGAACCATCCTGCCGGAAGGAATTGTCATCATTACCATTATGGTGGTTTTGATTGGAGACCTAATTGTAGGGCGATCGTCCTCTCGTTGGACACCCTACGTCGCGATCGCTGGATTATTGGGGGCGATCGGTGCCCTCTACTTCCAATGGCACAGCGCTATCCCAGAATCTTTTCTCGGCAGCTTCATGGGCGACGACCTGAGCGTCATCTTCCGAGGCATCATTGCTCTAGGCGCAGCCATCACCGTGCTCATGTCAGTGCGCTACGTTGAGCAAGCCGGAACTGCCCTCGCTGAGTTTCTCGCTATTCTCCTAACCGCAACTCTGGGCGGCATGTTTCTCTCAGGGGCAGACGAACTGGTCATGATTTTCGTCTCACTAGAAACCCTCAGTATTTCTTCCTACCTATTAACGGGCTACATGAAGCGCGATCCTCGCTCCAATGAGGCAGCGCTCAAGTACTTACTCATTGGCGCAGCCAGTTCAGCCATTTTTCTATATGGCATATCGCTGCTATACGGGCTGTCAGGAGGCGAAACTCGGCTTAGCATCATCACGACTAATTTGTTGATAACTAGCGGTGAGCCCTCTATTGGCGTTGTCATTGCCCTAGTATTTGTGATCGCTGGGATCGCCTTCAAAATTGCTGCTGTGCCCTTTCACCAATGGACTCCAGACGTTTACGAGGGTTCGCCTACTCCGGTAGTAGCGTTCCTATCGGTGGGTTCTAAAGCAGCAGGCTTTGCCCTCGCGATTCGTCTGCTAGTCAATGGATTTCCCATGGTGTCCGATGAATGGCACTTCGTTATGACTGCCCTAGCCGTACTTAGCATGGTGTTAGGCAACGTTGTTGCCCTGGCACAAGGCAGCATGAAGCGGATGTTAGCGTACTCTTCGATCGCTCAAGCAGGCTTTTTAATGATTGGGTTGATCGTAGACACTGATGCCGGATACGCCAGCATGATGTTTTACCTAATGGTTTATTTATTTATGAACTTAGGCGGCTTTGCCTGTGTCATTTTGTTTACGCTACGCACAGGCACCGATGAAATTACGGCATATAGCGGTTTGTACCAAAAAGATCCGCTCTTAACGCTTTGTCTCAGTCTTTGCCTTTTATCATTGGGTGGCATTCCCCCTCTAGCTGGATTCTTTGGAAAAATTTATCTGTTTTGGGCGGGCTGGCAAGCAGGTGCCTATTGGCTGGTACTCATTGGTTTACTAACTAGTGTTATTTCCATCTATTACTACATTCGTGTCGTCAAAATGATGGTGGTAAAAGAGCCGGAAGAGATGTCCGAAGCCGTTCAAAATTATCCTGAAATTCGTTGGGATTTGCCTGGAATGCGCCCCTTACAGGTGGGTTTGATCATTTGTTTAATTGGGACTTCTCTAGCAGGAATTTTGTCTAATCCGTTGTTTGAGCTATCCAATAACTCAGTAACAAGCACAGAATTTCTTCAATCTACAGTTGTGAAAATAGAGCGTCCTCTTGCCAGCATGTCTCATTCGTCCCTTCCCCGAACTCCTTCTCTCTAG
- a CDS encoding DNA-processing protein DprA, with product MQTITPNDSAYPVALTNCIAFKSLPTLSAIGNLSLIQKPAIALFCSMKCPGDLILKTYDLVQALRDADIPVISGFHTPIEQDCLKILLRGTQPLIYCPARSIHNIRFSAKQKQAMDENRLLLISPFSASYARATAELAKKRNEMIGAIAHTLFVAYAAPNSKTLAFAQRLTKAGKSVVTFDSSSNSLLQEQGIASLGVDAIVRRCLDAQTS from the coding sequence TTGCAAACCATCACACCCAATGATTCTGCTTATCCGGTAGCACTCACAAACTGCATTGCCTTCAAAAGCCTCCCCACATTGAGCGCGATCGGCAATCTTAGCCTGATTCAAAAACCTGCGATTGCCCTCTTCTGTTCTATGAAATGCCCTGGCGACCTCATCCTCAAAACCTATGACCTTGTCCAAGCCCTGCGAGATGCAGACATTCCAGTCATCAGCGGTTTCCACACCCCAATCGAACAGGACTGCCTCAAAATTCTGCTGCGTGGCACCCAACCGCTTATCTACTGTCCTGCCCGCAGCATTCATAACATTCGCTTCTCCGCCAAGCAAAAACAGGCAATGGACGAAAATCGTTTACTCCTGATCTCGCCCTTTAGTGCCAGCTATGCCCGTGCCACGGCTGAACTGGCTAAAAAAAGGAATGAAATGATTGGGGCGATCGCTCACACCCTCTTTGTTGCCTATGCCGCCCCCAACAGCAAAACTTTAGCCTTTGCCCAACGTCTGACCAAGGCAGGAAAATCTGTGGTTACCTTTGATAGTTCCAGCAACTCATTATTACAAGAGCAGGGCATCGCGAGTTTGGGTGTGGATGCGATCGTGCGACGCTGCTTAGATGCTCAAACATCCTAA